In a genomic window of Dyadobacter fermentans DSM 18053:
- a CDS encoding TldD/PmbA family protein: MKRRDFIHLAGLGTGAFMLPGFATGRPVAPEAFLVAGDDVAVKKRLADAALNTAKSKGASYADVRIGRYLNQYVTTREDKVENIVNTESYGVGVRVIANGCWGFAAVVDAKNEAQLAKAAEEAVAIAKANAKLVKEPVQLAPQKGFGEVSWKAPIKKNAFEIPIKEKVDLLLSVNDAAMKNGANYVNSILFQVNEQKYFASTDGSYIDQDIHRIWPLFNVTAIDPKTGKFETRRSLSAPMGMGYDYLQANPADKITGVTTRYNMGYDMLEDATAAAKQAKEKLTAKSVEAGKYDLVLDPSHLWLTIHESVGHPLELDRVLGYEANFAGTSFATLDKWQSKNFQYGSKQVNLIADKKQVGSLGAVGWDDEGVDTKQWDLVKDGVLVNYQAIRDQAHIIGAKESHGCCYADSWSSVQFQRMPNVSLAAGKTPLSVEEMIKDVKKGIYIIGDGSFSIDQQRYNFQFGGQLYYEIKDGKIAGMLKDVAYQSNTQEFWNSCVQVCDERDYRLGGSFFDGKGQPMQSSAVSHGSSTARFNGVNVINTARKI; this comes from the coding sequence TTGAAACGACGAGATTTCATTCATCTGGCCGGGCTGGGAACGGGAGCGTTCATGTTGCCCGGCTTCGCAACGGGCCGTCCCGTGGCACCGGAGGCATTCCTGGTCGCGGGTGACGACGTGGCCGTTAAGAAACGGCTCGCCGATGCCGCCCTCAACACGGCCAAGTCCAAAGGCGCCTCCTATGCCGATGTGCGCATCGGCCGCTACCTCAATCAATATGTGACTACGCGGGAGGATAAGGTCGAAAATATTGTCAATACCGAATCTTACGGCGTGGGTGTGCGGGTGATCGCCAATGGCTGCTGGGGCTTTGCTGCGGTAGTCGACGCCAAGAATGAAGCCCAGCTGGCAAAAGCAGCGGAAGAGGCCGTTGCCATTGCCAAAGCCAATGCGAAGCTGGTGAAGGAGCCTGTGCAGCTCGCTCCTCAGAAGGGTTTCGGCGAAGTAAGCTGGAAGGCGCCCATTAAAAAGAATGCATTTGAAATTCCCATCAAGGAAAAGGTGGACCTGCTGCTTTCGGTGAACGACGCAGCGATGAAAAATGGGGCCAACTACGTGAATTCAATACTTTTCCAGGTGAATGAGCAAAAATATTTCGCTTCCACGGACGGCTCTTACATCGACCAGGACATTCACCGGATCTGGCCGCTTTTCAATGTCACCGCCATTGATCCCAAAACCGGCAAGTTCGAAACGCGCCGCTCGCTCAGCGCGCCGATGGGTATGGGCTATGATTATTTGCAAGCAAACCCGGCAGACAAGATTACCGGCGTCACGACCCGCTACAACATGGGTTACGACATGCTCGAAGACGCCACGGCCGCCGCAAAGCAAGCGAAAGAAAAGCTGACGGCGAAATCGGTGGAAGCGGGCAAGTACGACCTGGTCCTCGATCCGTCGCATTTGTGGCTGACGATCCACGAATCCGTAGGTCACCCGCTCGAACTCGACCGCGTGCTGGGATATGAGGCCAATTTTGCCGGAACATCCTTCGCTACACTTGACAAATGGCAATCGAAAAACTTCCAGTACGGCAGCAAGCAAGTGAACCTCATTGCCGACAAAAAGCAAGTAGGCTCGCTCGGGGCCGTGGGCTGGGACGATGAAGGGGTGGATACCAAACAGTGGGACCTGGTGAAGGACGGCGTGCTGGTCAACTATCAGGCCATCCGTGACCAGGCGCACATTATTGGTGCCAAAGAATCGCACGGCTGTTGCTATGCCGACAGTTGGAGCTCCGTCCAGTTCCAGCGCATGCCGAATGTATCGCTGGCGGCAGGCAAAACGCCGTTGTCGGTAGAAGAGATGATCAAGGATGTCAAAAAGGGCATTTACATCATCGGCGACGGCTCCTTCTCGATCGACCAGCAGCGCTACAACTTCCAGTTCGGGGGCCAGCTGTACTACGAAATCAAAGATGGTAAAATCGCCGGCATGCTGAAAGACGTGGCCTACCAGTCCAACACCCAGGAATTCTGGAACTCATGCGTACAGGTATGCGACGAGCGCGACTACCGCCTGGGCGGTTCATTCTTCGACGGCAAAGGCCAACCCATGCAATCCAGCGCCGTTTCGCACGGCAGTTCGACGGCGCGGTTCAATGGGGTAAATGTGATCAATACGGCGAGGAAGATATAA
- a CDS encoding DUF58 domain-containing protein, giving the protein MQKTTGLLASSLIKLKNLQLTGKLVSEELMLGIHSSKRSGIGIEFEQYRHYAPGDDPKRIDWKLFARTNKHLVRESSTESDRQIRFVIDLSGSMNYAENGVSRLQYAQILLASLAYLGYIQNDQMSLYGLRDGHVETICGTGSGSSAKQAFQKILVGLEKTSAQGSWQSGGLRHAEFQSKRKEQLILVSDLFQAGDEWLSWVRSLAGPHREIVVFQILGDQEADFDLKGFYRFKDLESGREIELDAESAGIRFHASMQTYLDELRNALQIPHVRFIRARLSDPIGMVLKAFLARKKSA; this is encoded by the coding sequence ATGCAGAAAACCACCGGATTACTGGCGTCCAGCCTGATCAAGCTCAAAAACCTGCAACTCACCGGCAAGCTGGTGAGCGAGGAGCTGATGCTGGGCATTCATTCCAGTAAACGCTCCGGTATCGGCATCGAATTTGAACAATACCGGCATTACGCCCCCGGCGATGATCCCAAGCGGATCGACTGGAAACTGTTTGCCCGGACAAACAAGCACCTTGTCCGGGAATCATCGACGGAAAGCGATCGCCAGATCCGGTTTGTGATCGACCTGTCGGGTTCCATGAATTATGCGGAAAACGGCGTGAGCCGACTTCAATATGCGCAAATCCTGCTCGCGTCGCTGGCCTACCTGGGCTACATTCAGAATGATCAGATGAGCTTATACGGTCTGCGAGACGGTCACGTGGAGACGATCTGCGGGACGGGTTCGGGTTCGTCGGCCAAGCAGGCATTCCAGAAAATACTGGTAGGGCTTGAAAAAACGAGCGCGCAAGGCTCGTGGCAATCCGGCGGGCTGCGGCATGCCGAGTTTCAGTCGAAAAGGAAGGAACAGCTTATTTTGGTGAGCGACCTTTTTCAGGCAGGCGACGAGTGGCTTTCCTGGGTGCGCTCGCTCGCCGGTCCGCACCGAGAAATAGTCGTTTTTCAAATCCTGGGCGACCAGGAGGCCGATTTTGATCTGAAAGGATTTTACCGTTTCAAAGACCTCGAAAGCGGGCGCGAAATAGAGCTCGACGCGGAATCGGCCGGGATACGTTTTCACGCATCCATGCAGACCTACCTCGATGAATTGAGGAATGCATTGCAAATCCCGCACGTCCGCTTCATACGCGCACGGCTGAGCGATCCCATCGGAATGGTTTTGAAAGCATTTTTAGCCCGGAAAAAGAGCGCATGA
- a CDS encoding DUF4159 domain-containing protein — MKPFFFTRIQYTSGNWDTDQRMPSNLLHSLVEYTTIPVDEKEKVVQLSSNEIFKSPFCYLSGHKLVEFSAQERDHFKRYVQNGGFVFVDDCNHDIDGLFAKSFEQEMARTFGPKALQKIPNNHPIYHSFFKFDDGPPTTSFELNGWGDDLVHDYLKAIIINGKIGVLYSNKDYGCEWDYDFRNKRFLAVDNTRFGVNIVVYALTG; from the coding sequence TTGAAACCTTTTTTCTTCACCAGAATCCAATACACTTCCGGTAACTGGGATACCGACCAGCGAATGCCGTCCAATTTGCTGCATTCGCTGGTCGAGTACACCACAATCCCGGTCGACGAGAAGGAAAAAGTGGTGCAATTGAGTAGTAATGAGATTTTTAAAAGTCCGTTCTGTTACCTGAGCGGGCACAAGCTGGTAGAATTTTCGGCCCAGGAACGCGACCATTTCAAACGGTATGTGCAGAATGGCGGCTTCGTGTTCGTCGATGACTGCAACCACGACATTGACGGACTATTTGCCAAATCGTTCGAGCAGGAAATGGCACGGACATTCGGCCCGAAAGCCTTGCAGAAAATCCCGAACAACCATCCTATCTACCACAGTTTTTTCAAATTCGACGACGGCCCGCCGACCACCTCCTTCGAGCTGAACGGCTGGGGCGACGACCTCGTGCACGACTACCTGAAAGCCATTATCATCAACGGAAAGATCGGCGTGCTGTACAGCAACAAGGATTACGGCTGCGAATGGGACTACGATTTCCGCAACAAACGCTTCCTAGCGGTTGACAATACGCGATTTGGGGTGAATATTGTGGTTTATGCGTTGACGGGGTAG
- a CDS encoding TldD/PmbA family protein, with the protein MAIILTEAEAKALCQKVLSYSKADECEVNILGEERGNLRYARNEVSTSGSLINQNLQVQSAFGKKVGVATIDEFSDESIEKVVRRAEELARLAPENPEYVGLLEPQTYLKSNGFFDSTAGVNPAYRADAVAKSLDLTRSQNMTAAGFLENQKGYSAMMNSKGLFAYYPSTSVNFSLTVRTPDGKGSGYVAKGYSDVTKLDTAAATKIAIQKSKGSVDAKALEPGKYTVILEPTAAAVLLENIFFNFDARSADEGRSFLSKAGGKSKLNEKIVDERVNIYSDPTHPELPSSPWAGDGQAANKMSWIEKGVVKNLVCSRYWAQKNNVKPVPFPTNIIMAGGTASMEELIKSTQRGILVTKLWYIREVDPQTLLLTGLTRDGTFYIENGVIKHPIKNFRFNESPVIMLNNLETLGKPERVVSTETNSNYLIPPMKIREFTFSSLSDAV; encoded by the coding sequence ATGGCCATCATACTAACAGAAGCAGAAGCAAAGGCGCTTTGTCAGAAAGTGCTGAGCTATTCCAAAGCAGATGAATGCGAGGTGAATATACTGGGCGAGGAGCGCGGGAACCTGCGCTATGCCCGCAACGAAGTGTCGACGAGCGGCTCGCTGATCAACCAGAATTTGCAGGTTCAATCCGCATTCGGGAAAAAAGTGGGCGTCGCGACGATCGACGAATTCAGCGACGAATCCATTGAAAAAGTGGTCAGAAGGGCCGAGGAGTTGGCGCGGCTGGCGCCGGAAAATCCCGAGTACGTCGGCTTGCTGGAACCGCAGACCTATCTGAAATCGAACGGTTTCTTCGATTCCACTGCGGGTGTCAACCCCGCTTACCGCGCTGACGCCGTTGCCAAAAGCCTCGACCTCACCCGTTCGCAGAACATGACCGCCGCCGGATTTCTCGAAAACCAGAAGGGCTATTCGGCTATGATGAATTCGAAAGGGCTGTTTGCCTATTATCCGAGCACGAGCGTGAATTTTTCGCTCACTGTGCGCACGCCTGACGGCAAGGGCTCCGGCTATGTGGCGAAAGGGTATAGCGACGTGACCAAGCTGGATACGGCCGCTGCTACGAAAATCGCCATTCAGAAATCAAAAGGATCGGTGGATGCGAAGGCATTGGAACCCGGTAAATACACGGTAATCCTCGAACCGACGGCCGCCGCAGTGCTGCTGGAAAACATATTCTTCAATTTCGATGCGAGAAGCGCCGACGAAGGCCGCTCGTTCCTGAGCAAAGCAGGCGGCAAAAGCAAGTTGAACGAGAAGATCGTCGACGAGCGCGTTAACATTTACTCCGACCCTACGCACCCGGAATTGCCGTCGTCGCCCTGGGCTGGTGACGGGCAGGCTGCCAATAAGATGAGCTGGATCGAGAAAGGGGTGGTCAAAAACCTCGTTTGTTCGCGCTATTGGGCACAAAAGAACAATGTCAAACCGGTGCCATTCCCGACGAACATCATCATGGCCGGCGGCACAGCGAGCATGGAAGAGTTGATCAAATCCACGCAGCGCGGCATCTTGGTTACCAAACTTTGGTATATTCGTGAAGTGGACCCGCAAACGCTCCTGCTCACGGGCCTCACGCGCGACGGTACTTTTTACATTGAAAACGGGGTGATCAAACATCCGATCAAGAACTTCCGTTTTAATGAAAGCCCGGTCATCATGCTCAACAACCTCGAAACGCTCGGCAAGCCCGAACGCGTGGTGAGCACCGAAACCAACAGTAATTACCTGATCCCGCCGATGAAAATCCGGGAATTTACGTTCTCATCGTTGTCCGACGCAGTTTAG
- a CDS encoding AAA family ATPase gives MEEGCPTFFPPFLPSSLASPYSLIHSFNHSKLETSTSHYRSLVAKLPLLKAEIAKVIVGQQDAIEEILIALLASGHCLLEGVPGLAKTLMVKTMSEALHMSFRRIQFTPDLMPGDIIGTEILEEDHETGKKFFKFNRGPLFANVVLADEINRTPPKTQAALLEAMQEKSVTYGGENYPLPNPFLIIATQNPIEQAGTYPLPEAQLDRFLLYIKLSYPSETEELDVLRTTTGTLKPEIGRILSDTEIAELQKLTRQVHIADELLVQINQLVRASRPENTDSQFVREWCDWGAGPRAGQALVLCAKARAVLHERFAVVPEDIRALAFPVLRHRIAMNFRAEAEGITSDQVIDELLSAR, from the coding sequence ATGGAGGAAGGGTGTCCCACTTTCTTTCCTCCCTTTCTTCCATCCTCCCTTGCCTCCCCTTATTCACTAATTCACTCATTCAATCATTCAAAATTGGAAACCTCAACGTCACATTACCGCTCGCTCGTCGCGAAGCTTCCTTTACTGAAAGCCGAAATCGCGAAAGTGATCGTGGGCCAGCAGGATGCTATTGAAGAAATTTTGATTGCATTGCTCGCATCGGGGCATTGCTTGCTAGAAGGTGTGCCGGGTTTGGCTAAAACGCTGATGGTCAAAACAATGTCGGAGGCGCTACATATGAGCTTCCGGCGGATACAGTTCACGCCCGACCTAATGCCCGGCGACATTATAGGCACCGAAATATTGGAAGAAGATCACGAAACGGGCAAGAAGTTTTTCAAATTCAACCGCGGGCCGCTATTCGCGAATGTCGTGCTGGCCGACGAGATCAACCGCACGCCGCCCAAAACCCAGGCCGCATTGCTCGAAGCCATGCAGGAGAAGAGCGTCACGTACGGCGGCGAGAATTATCCGTTGCCGAACCCATTCCTGATCATCGCCACCCAAAACCCCATCGAGCAGGCCGGAACGTATCCGCTCCCGGAAGCGCAGCTGGATAGGTTTTTGTTGTATATCAAACTCAGTTACCCCAGCGAAACGGAGGAGCTGGACGTGCTGAGGACCACAACCGGGACACTGAAACCGGAAATCGGCCGGATATTGTCGGATACCGAAATCGCGGAGCTGCAAAAGCTTACACGTCAGGTACACATTGCGGACGAGCTGCTCGTTCAGATCAACCAGCTGGTGCGTGCTTCGCGGCCGGAGAATACCGACTCGCAATTCGTGCGCGAATGGTGCGACTGGGGTGCGGGACCGCGCGCGGGCCAGGCGCTCGTGTTGTGCGCGAAGGCGCGGGCCGTGCTGCACGAGCGGTTTGCGGTGGTGCCGGAGGACATTCGCGCATTGGCATTTCCCGTGCTGCGTCACCGCATTGCCATGAACTTCCGCGCCGAGGCCGAAGGCATTACCAGCGACCAGGTGATCGACGAACTGCTCTCTGCCCGATAA